From Daucus carota subsp. sativus chromosome 6, DH1 v3.0, whole genome shotgun sequence:
AAGGTACTCGTATTAGCACAAGTCGTGTGGAATGAAAGATCACAATCACCGCAATGATAGAACCAATAGTTTGTGTCAATATCTTCAGAGCAGAACTCACAATTGAAATCGTGCTCATGATTTATGACCATGCTGGGATCATATATCAAATGAAGGGGATGCGGATCCCAGCGGTGTTCAATTGTTCTTGCCTTCATACTACATTCTCCACATATGTAGAAATCACAATTTTCGCATCCGTGTAGAATGTACATGAACAATTGTCCACATGCTTTGCACCAATTATAACGTGTACAGATTTGTTGAGTAAGTTGGTGACGGTGAACTTCATGCTTGATCAGTTTTGGTAGCATGGCACATGCTAGATGGAGCTTTATGTCTATAACGCGATTGACAAATATTATACCATTATTGCAGATATCTCCACAGAGTTCACATATGGAATGGTCTTGTTCACTGCATCTCAATGCATTGAACTTCTTTCCTGGCCAAAGGTGGTGCTCAATCTCTTTGGGCAACTCTGCACAGGCTTTATGCAGAAAGTACTTACAAAGCACACAACAATAGAAAAGCTTGCCATCAGTCGTTTGAATAGGTTTCCCACAACCATCACATAACAATAACAATTCAGTAATATCGTCTTTCTCATCATGTAGCTCATTAATCGTTATCAGTTGCAGATTATGTTCATCGTCAGCCCAATCCCTTATAAGTATTCTTGTGCCTAAGATGGTACTGTTGTTACTATGGCTCAAACTACTTATCATCAACTTGACAGATTCTTCAACTAATGATGATTCGTTAGTTGCAGGGAGGTGCACCAAATtggaatatatatcattttcacTAGACCTGAGAAAACCGTATATAAAGGTTGagacaaattaatatatgttgGAACTGAAATGATAGACGGCTAGAATATATAACAACATTTGTGCAGAAAGAAAAATCGACTAGACATTGAGAGGGTGTTGGCCCTCCCAGTCACCTAATTGAGCACATACATGGCCTTCAAAGTCACCATCTCCGGAAAAGGCCGTCAATGTCACACCAAAACGCAATTAAGCTCGGTTTGCATTAAACACAAAACGCAATTTCGGTTGGCGTTTTCACCgtttttaatgatattatactCAAAACGCAACTTTAAGTTGTGTCTTACCTCCTAAACGTAACTTAAAGTTGCGTTTTGAGTAttgtcttttttaattttttaaaaattaatttaacttcaaataaaatatgaatcctaaaatatttaaactattaatctatatttttggataatttttttaatttggttcCGACCCTAAAGTCtcaaattaattagggtttaggctcgagggttAGGAGCCCtaaaccctcaatcctaaatCCTAACCGTCagtcaatttaatttcaagtataaataaGTTATTCTAAAACTCAAATgtgaaccctaaaatattaacaacTCTTAATTTACGTTTCAATATTAACTTTATTACACTGATTCCGAGGCTTTAGGGTCTCACGACCCTAAAGCctcgaattaattagggtttagactCTCGAGGGTTAGggccctcaatcctaaaccctaagcGTTAGTCATTTTAATTTgaagtataaaaaaatattctaaagcCTTATGAACCTTAAAATGTTAAAACCGTTAATTTGaagtatttttttatgaataaatacCTAAAACGTAACTTCGTGTTACGTTTCTAGTCATTAAAACGTAATTTCGTGTTACGTATATGCttatttgaaaaatgaaaatgccAAAACGTGACTTCGTGAAAAATGTAAAACTTAACATGAAATTGTGTTTTAAATTGACAGTGAGGGCCATTTTTCTAGACCATGACATTTGATGCATTATGTACTGAAATTGTGACTCTGGAGGCCTTTTCTCACACTGGGATggggtttaaaaaaaaaagatttagacATTGACATTTGAGTGCAGTATTACCTCGACATTTGATTTGATCTAGCACATTGAAAATGAACGAAGAATCTGCATTTTGGACAGTAGTAAAGCCAGTTCAATCGATTGAGTGTTTCATAGCAGAGTCTGCAGTACTGATCAAATTTGTGATAAACTTTTGGAAGAGAAAAACGGAGGAAAAGAGGGTGTTTATCGTGAAAGGGAAAGGGGAAAGAAGCAGGAGC
This genomic window contains:
- the LOC108225734 gene encoding uncharacterized protein LOC108225734; translated protein: MKHFSHEHVLILNETYISREGDVCRGCNDKIFSCKSFVYSCSLSESSSSVDNECLHFLLHKTCAESPPEMEVQLLISCPEFPEKLLIGCDYKFLLLHSKPFSHVKPPLNNILRMRTRCAICGIDWKCFSYCSMGGKFIVCLKCAIHLIHSVEDAKFHHQSHTQHPLVLIQNPTSFYCHACKVEDNIRDMSYKCTECQFWIHKTCADAPASFPFPFHDKHPLFLRFSLPKVYHKFDQYCRLCYETLNRLNWLYYCPKCRFFVHFQCARSNQMSRSSENDIYSNLVHLPATNESSLVEESVKLMISSLSHSNNSTILGTRILIRDWADDEHNLQLITINELHDEKDDITELLLLCDGCGKPIQTTDGKLFYCCVLCKYFLHKACAELPKEIEHHLWPGKKFNALRCSEQDHSICELCGDICNNGIIFVNRVIDIKLHLACAMLPKLIKHEVHRHQLTQQICTRYNWCKACGQLFMYILHGCENCDFYICGECSMKARTIEHRWDPHPLHLIYDPSMVINHEHDFNCEFCSEDIDTNYWFYHCGDCDLSFHTTCANTSTLTHRQRIPLHPHHVTFSPTLPKLYRDSPDVFCQFCSARGNILQWVYYCTVCTYFCHFDCVAPPFDKNFRLVAYVNKLWDSDSDEE